A window from Deinococcus aquiradiocola encodes these proteins:
- a CDS encoding EamA family transporter codes for MKRIHPLTLAALAPLSWGTSYLVLGQLAPLGPVTVAMLRALLAGLLLLIVARELPRGAWWWKSLLLGTLNFGLFFSTLFLSASRLTGGVAATIGAVGPLLIIAWGLLAQHRTPTRHVLGAALCGLLGVSLLVLGPGAHMDPLGVIAGLVSVASASAGYVLSSRYGTPPGTSTLTVTAWQLTWGGLMLVPAALLTEGVPALPVGVQWPLLAYLVVVTTALAYALWFRAIRHSTPVQVSLLTRLSPATAIAIDLLQGHTLSAVQWTGLALIALSFLPEPPARATPVGTAP; via the coding sequence ATGAAGCGTATTCACCCGCTCACACTCGCCGCGCTCGCCCCGCTCAGCTGGGGAACGAGCTACCTCGTGCTGGGCCAGCTCGCACCACTGGGACCCGTCACGGTCGCCATGCTGCGCGCCCTGCTGGCCGGACTGCTGCTGCTGATCGTGGCCCGTGAACTCCCGCGCGGCGCGTGGTGGTGGAAGAGCCTGCTGCTCGGCACACTGAATTTCGGGCTGTTCTTCAGCACCCTCTTCCTCAGCGCGAGCCGCCTGACCGGGGGGGTCGCCGCCACGATCGGTGCCGTCGGACCGCTCCTGATCATCGCCTGGGGCCTGCTCGCCCAGCACCGCACCCCCACCCGGCACGTGCTCGGCGCGGCCCTGTGCGGCCTGCTCGGCGTGTCGCTGCTGGTCCTCGGACCAGGGGCACACATGGACCCCCTGGGCGTGATCGCCGGGCTCGTCAGCGTCGCCTCGGCGTCCGCCGGATACGTGCTGAGCAGCAGGTACGGCACGCCGCCCGGCACCTCCACGCTGACCGTCACCGCGTGGCAGCTCACCTGGGGCGGCCTGATGCTCGTGCCCGCCGCCCTGCTCACCGAGGGCGTCCCGGCCCTGCCGGTCGGCGTGCAGTGGCCACTCCTCGCCTACCTGGTCGTCGTCACGACGGCACTCGCGTACGCCCTGTGGTTCCGGGCCATCCGGCACTCCACGCCGGTTCAGGTGTCCCTGCTCACGCGCCTGAGTCCCGCGACCGCCATCGCGATCGACCTGCTGCAGGGCCACACGCTCAGCGCCGTGCAGTGGACGGGCCTCGCCCTGATCGCCCTGAGTTTCCTCCCGGAACCTCCGGCCCGCGCGACACCGGTCGGTACGGCCCCCTGA
- a CDS encoding ribokinase — protein MILVAGSANIDFVTQVAHIPAPGETVLGGDYRLSPGGKGANQAVACARAGQPGAAGVTFLGALGHDAFADTLRASLAGSGVVDRTLLLDRPTGAAFISVSGAGENAITVASGANAALLPEHLPSLQGVTHMVLQLEVPPQTVDAYAAAARAAGAQVILNAAPMRALSADLLRNVDLLVVNEGELRQLLSGSGLEAGGPDLHAQLAAALDLGPSAVLVTLGERGSLAARRVEGSLSLTEVPPHPVRVVDTTGAGDTYVGVLVSALSEGLPLERAMRRASVGAALACTREGAQPSMPLRAEIEAAMSSP, from the coding sequence GTGATCCTGGTCGCCGGCAGTGCCAACATCGACTTCGTGACGCAGGTCGCGCATATCCCCGCGCCGGGCGAGACGGTCCTCGGCGGCGACTACCGCCTCTCGCCGGGCGGGAAGGGCGCGAACCAGGCGGTCGCCTGTGCCCGCGCGGGGCAGCCGGGCGCGGCGGGCGTGACGTTCCTCGGGGCGCTCGGGCACGACGCGTTCGCGGACACCCTGCGCGCGTCCCTGGCGGGCAGCGGCGTGGTCGACCGGACGCTGCTGCTGGACCGGCCGACCGGCGCGGCCTTCATCAGCGTGTCAGGCGCGGGGGAGAACGCCATCACGGTCGCGTCCGGCGCGAACGCCGCGCTGCTGCCGGAGCACCTTCCGTCCCTGCAGGGCGTGACGCACATGGTGCTGCAGCTGGAAGTCCCGCCGCAGACGGTGGACGCGTACGCGGCAGCGGCGCGGGCGGCGGGCGCGCAGGTGATCCTGAACGCCGCCCCGATGCGGGCGCTGAGCGCGGACCTGCTGCGGAACGTGGACCTGCTCGTGGTGAACGAGGGCGAACTGCGGCAGCTGCTGTCCGGGTCGGGCCTGGAGGCAGGCGGACCGGACCTGCACGCGCAGCTCGCAGCGGCGCTGGACCTGGGGCCGTCGGCGGTGCTGGTGACGCTGGGCGAGCGCGGCAGTCTCGCCGCGCGGCGCGTGGAAGGCAGCCTCTCGCTGACCGAGGTGCCGCCGCATCCGGTGCGGGTCGTGGACACCACCGGGGCGGGCGACACGTACGTGGGCGTGCTGGTGTCGGCGCTCAGCGAGGGCCTGCCGCTGGAGCGGGCGATGCGGCGCGCGAGCGTCGGGGCGGCGCTGGCCTGCACCCGCGAGGGCGCGCAGCCGAGCATGCCGCTGCGCGCGGAGATCGAGGCGGCCATGAGTTCACCGTAG
- the rbsD gene encoding D-ribose pyranase, with product MKHQGLLHPELSGIVAGIGHTQTIVIGDVGLPVPDGVRRIDLAVSAGVPSLLDVLRAVLSELIVEGVTVAEETRLYSPDWSAQLEPLLPAPRREVPHTRFKELVQDAYVVVRTGEVTSYANVILHCGVNFWEDPYKASSEEMAGQQGKAP from the coding sequence ATGAAACACCAAGGACTGCTGCACCCCGAACTGAGCGGCATCGTCGCCGGCATCGGCCACACCCAGACCATCGTGATCGGCGACGTGGGCCTCCCCGTCCCCGACGGTGTCCGCCGCATCGACCTCGCCGTGAGCGCCGGCGTGCCCTCCCTGCTCGACGTGCTGCGCGCCGTGCTCAGCGAACTGATCGTCGAGGGCGTCACCGTCGCCGAGGAGACCCGCCTCTACTCGCCGGATTGGTCCGCGCAGCTCGAACCGCTGCTGCCCGCCCCGCGCCGGGAAGTCCCGCACACCCGCTTCAAGGAACTCGTGCAGGACGCCTACGTGGTCGTCCGCACCGGCGAGGTCACCTCCTACGCCAACGTGATCCTGCACTGCGGCGTGAACTTCTGGGAGGACCCCTACAAGGCCAGCAGCGAAGAGATGGCCGGGCAGCAGGGCAAGGCCCCATGA
- a CDS encoding response regulator transcription factor has translation MLPLVLVVEDEPDIAATVGRYLERADLRVELAHDGPAALSAFERVRPALIVLDLMLPGLSGWEVLRAIRLLHDTPVIALTARVTQEDRLEGFALGADDYVTKPFYPQELVSRVKAVLRRSGVNGDVAGRGGLSIQVQRRRVLLGTQTLELRPTEFAMLLKLVSAPGRVFSRSELLLASSDEPRDTLERTVDVHIRNLRLKLGADHGIETVFGVGYRYATH, from the coding sequence ATGTTGCCCCTGGTGCTGGTGGTGGAGGACGAGCCGGACATCGCGGCCACGGTCGGTCGGTACCTCGAACGTGCGGACCTGCGGGTGGAACTCGCGCACGACGGGCCTGCCGCCCTGAGTGCCTTCGAGCGTGTGCGGCCCGCGCTGATCGTGCTGGACCTGATGCTGCCGGGCCTGTCCGGCTGGGAAGTGCTGCGCGCCATCCGGCTGCTGCACGACACGCCCGTCATCGCGCTGACGGCCAGGGTCACGCAGGAGGACCGGCTGGAAGGCTTCGCGCTCGGCGCGGACGATTACGTCACGAAGCCCTTCTACCCGCAGGAACTCGTGTCGCGGGTGAAGGCCGTCCTGCGGCGCAGCGGCGTGAACGGTGACGTCGCCGGGCGCGGCGGCCTGAGCATCCAGGTGCAGCGTCGCCGCGTGCTGCTGGGCACGCAGACGCTGGAACTCAGACCGACCGAGTTCGCGATGCTGCTCAAGCTCGTCTCCGCGCCGGGACGGGTCTTCAGCCGCTCCGAACTGCTGCTCGCGTCGAGCGACGAGCCGCGCGACACGCTGGAACGCACCGTCGACGTGCACATCCGCAACCTGCGCCTCAAGCTGGGCGCGGACCACGGGATCGAGACGGTGTTCGGCGTGGGGTACCGCTATGCCACCCACTGA
- a CDS encoding 4Fe-4S binding protein: MTTRPGVRPDLLRLPLVRGLVRWRYARALLQVPLLLLAVLAVYDGFTGSVLPGLNVATVSVWVHYRGLLVIALALMGNLFCAACPLMLLRAPTNWLRRHLGTRQWPRPLRNRYLTLGLTLAFLYTYEAAQLWASPGITAALIVGYFLALLLTDAVFPAGTFCRYVCPLGNFNMLLSGVSPTMIQARDPDVCRTCTGKECVNGAPSRPTGGIDVQGLQVLPMLQAAGEHARPARVPAPTPASASRRPGCETRLYVPTIRSNHDCTLCLNCVRACPHDNVALVLRSPLHETTRRLPKRDTALALLVLAWGGIVNAFAMTPPFTLLLDRLSAWLGSMNVPLLLVPALLGLIGAGVAVSVLAARLARVSFRHAGPVLLPASLAVWGGHYLYHFLLGAGTLWPAVSAALARLGLPLPEGPPASVPVADQAFVWQLTLCEIALAAALWSVRARVRTAMQVAGGEGVRAWPLFALCLLYVGLAVWVFSLPMQVRAGL; encoded by the coding sequence GTGACGACCCGCCCCGGCGTCCGCCCGGACCTGCTGCGCCTCCCGCTCGTGCGGGGACTGGTCCGGTGGCGGTATGCGCGCGCGCTGCTGCAGGTGCCGCTGCTGCTGCTGGCCGTGCTGGCCGTGTACGACGGGTTCACCGGTTCGGTCCTGCCGGGCCTGAACGTGGCGACCGTCAGCGTCTGGGTGCACTACCGGGGCCTGCTCGTGATCGCGCTCGCGCTGATGGGCAACCTCTTCTGCGCCGCGTGCCCGCTCATGCTGCTCCGCGCGCCCACGAACTGGCTGCGGCGGCATCTCGGGACGCGCCAGTGGCCCCGCCCACTGCGGAACAGGTACCTCACGCTCGGGCTGACGCTGGCGTTCCTGTACACCTACGAGGCGGCGCAGCTGTGGGCCAGTCCGGGCATCACGGCCGCGCTCATCGTGGGGTACTTCCTGGCGCTCCTCTTGACGGACGCTGTGTTCCCGGCAGGGACCTTCTGCCGGTACGTCTGCCCGCTCGGGAACTTCAACATGCTGCTGAGCGGCGTGTCGCCCACCATGATCCAGGCCCGCGACCCGGACGTGTGCCGCACCTGCACCGGGAAGGAGTGCGTGAACGGCGCACCCTCGCGGCCCACCGGCGGGATCGACGTGCAGGGCCTGCAGGTCCTCCCGATGCTGCAGGCGGCAGGCGAGCACGCCCGGCCCGCCCGGGTCCCCGCACCGACACCCGCATCCGCGTCCCGGCGGCCCGGCTGCGAGACGCGGCTGTACGTGCCGACCATCCGGAGCAACCACGACTGCACCCTCTGCCTGAACTGCGTGCGCGCCTGCCCTCACGACAACGTGGCGCTGGTCCTGCGGTCGCCGCTGCACGAGACGACCCGGCGCCTCCCGAAGCGCGACACGGCCCTCGCCCTGCTCGTCCTGGCATGGGGCGGAATCGTGAACGCCTTCGCCATGACGCCGCCCTTCACGCTCCTGCTGGACCGCCTTTCGGCGTGGCTCGGCAGCATGAACGTGCCGCTGCTGCTCGTCCCGGCCCTGCTGGGCCTGATCGGGGCCGGAGTCGCGGTCAGCGTCCTGGCCGCCCGGCTGGCGCGCGTGTCGTTCCGGCACGCCGGGCCGGTCCTGCTGCCCGCCTCGCTCGCCGTGTGGGGCGGGCACTACCTGTACCACTTCCTGCTGGGTGCGGGCACGCTGTGGCCGGCCGTGAGCGCGGCGCTCGCCCGGCTGGGCCTGCCGCTGCCTGAAGGGCCGCCCGCCTCCGTCCCCGTCGCGGATCAGGCCTTCGTGTGGCAGCTGACCCTCTGCGAGATCGCCCTGGCAGCCGCCCTCTGGAGTGTCCGGGCGCGCGTCCGGACAGCCATGCAGGTGGCAGGCGGGGAGGGCGTGCGCGCGTGGCCGCTGTTCGCGCTGTGCCTGCTGTACGTGGGTCTGGCCGTGTGGGTGTTCTCCCTGCCGATGCAGGTCCGCGCCGGACTCTGA
- a CDS encoding sugar ABC transporter ATP-binding protein yields the protein MTAHAVHVTPPTTPLKAVLEMRGITQQFGPVRVLHGIDFEVRPGEVHALLGENGAGKSTLMKILAGVHPPTGGSIHLAGQPVQFRSVADAAHHGVRMLFQELSLAPDLSVEENLYLGQMNALVSDRDLRTRVQAHLQGLGLRLPLGRPVSELSVGERQMAAIARAMLGDARVLVFDEPTAPLTGHEIGKLFSFIEQIRAQNVGVVYISHHLDEVFRIADRVTVLRDGRTVATSATSDTSKAQVIEWMVGRSVLTVSRVKAVDGPVRMQAEVRPKALPPARLDLRAGEIVGLVGIIGSGRNEFCRALAGVNGESTWTGLQGEGQSQEVRSLAAALKSGIGFLPEDRKHEGAVLDGTIGENISLSSLAEVSRLGVLDAPRERSLVQRWMKDLHIRPQNAAYLTGSLSGGNQQKVVLGRVLAAKPQVLILEEPTRGVDIGAREEIYGVIADLAHTGLPIVLSSGDAAEVVGLAQRILVFQDGRIVHELHAPTTLEEVIAHVTGAV from the coding sequence ATGACCGCCCACGCCGTCCACGTCACGCCGCCCACCACGCCGCTCAAGGCGGTGCTGGAAATGCGCGGCATCACCCAGCAGTTCGGCCCGGTGCGCGTGCTGCACGGCATCGACTTCGAGGTCCGGCCCGGCGAGGTGCACGCCCTGCTCGGCGAGAACGGCGCGGGCAAGAGCACCCTGATGAAGATCCTGGCGGGTGTGCACCCGCCCACCGGCGGCAGCATTCACCTCGCGGGCCAGCCGGTACAGTTCCGCAGCGTCGCCGACGCCGCCCACCACGGCGTCCGGATGCTCTTCCAGGAATTGAGCCTCGCGCCGGACCTGAGCGTCGAGGAGAACCTGTACCTCGGGCAGATGAACGCCCTGGTCAGCGACCGCGACCTGAGAACCCGCGTGCAGGCGCACCTGCAGGGCCTGGGCCTGCGTCTCCCGCTCGGCCGTCCCGTGAGCGAACTGAGCGTCGGCGAGCGCCAGATGGCCGCCATCGCCCGCGCCATGCTCGGCGACGCCCGCGTGCTGGTCTTCGACGAACCCACCGCGCCCCTCACCGGGCACGAGATCGGCAAGCTCTTCTCGTTCATCGAGCAGATCCGCGCGCAGAACGTCGGCGTGGTGTACATCTCCCACCACCTCGACGAGGTGTTCCGCATCGCCGACCGTGTCACCGTCCTGCGCGACGGCCGCACCGTCGCCACGAGCGCCACCTCGGACACCAGCAAGGCGCAGGTGATCGAGTGGATGGTGGGCCGCAGCGTCCTCACGGTGTCGCGCGTGAAGGCGGTGGACGGCCCGGTCCGGATGCAGGCCGAGGTGCGCCCGAAGGCGCTCCCGCCCGCCCGGCTGGACCTGCGCGCCGGGGAGATCGTCGGTCTGGTCGGCATCATCGGCAGCGGACGCAACGAGTTCTGCCGGGCGCTGGCGGGCGTGAACGGCGAGAGCACCTGGACCGGCCTGCAGGGCGAAGGCCAATCTCAGGAGGTCCGGAGCCTCGCGGCCGCCCTGAAGTCCGGCATCGGCTTCCTGCCGGAAGACCGCAAGCACGAGGGCGCGGTGCTCGACGGAACCATCGGCGAGAACATCAGCCTCAGCAGCCTCGCGGAAGTGAGCCGCCTCGGCGTGCTCGACGCCCCGCGCGAACGCAGCCTCGTGCAGAGATGGATGAAGGACCTGCACATCCGCCCGCAGAACGCCGCGTACCTCACCGGCTCGCTCTCCGGCGGCAACCAGCAGAAGGTCGTGCTGGGCCGCGTGCTGGCCGCGAAACCGCAGGTGCTGATCCTGGAGGAACCCACGCGCGGCGTGGACATCGGCGCGCGCGAGGAGATCTACGGCGTGATCGCCGACCTCGCCCACACGGGCCTCCCCATCGTGCTGTCGTCCGGCGACGCCGCCGAAGTGGTCGGCCTCGCGCAGCGCATCCTCGTCTTCCAGGACGGCCGGATCGTCCACGAACTCCACGCCCCCACCACCCTCGAGGAGGTGATTGCCCATGTCACTGGCGCAGTCTGA
- a CDS encoding sensor histidine kinase, whose protein sequence is MWHRRLWVRLAVTNLVVLGTVTTVLIVAALLRIGTVLAHLPEQEFVEVRQRLREHFWSGLAELIGVVDRELTFVLLALLLLSSGVALLLARRYGRYVKDVSGRLEALATGRFTAPPQVLPTYGIWELNVLDHHLRVTAGRLHHLEQERQYESAAIAHELRTPITALRLRLAGLQDGIYTAVPGDLAPMFSQVDQLESLAESLLTLTLADAGHLRLHRTTLGAPELLTPLQQSFQPVAARRGIRLAFTFPAEGQVHVDAVLVRRAVGTVIDNALKYSPSGTAVHVHAALTPAALTVRVTDEGPGVPRDVLHRLTERFYRVDDSRARRSGGTGLGLALARAVTGAHGGRLLAQARDGGGLSVTVHLPAWSGGPDDHGPQQRA, encoded by the coding sequence GTGTGGCATAGACGCCTGTGGGTGCGGCTGGCCGTCACGAACCTCGTGGTACTGGGCACGGTGACCACCGTGCTGATCGTCGCGGCGCTCTTGCGGATCGGGACGGTCCTCGCGCACCTGCCGGAGCAGGAGTTCGTGGAGGTCCGGCAGCGCCTGCGCGAGCACTTCTGGTCCGGGCTCGCTGAACTGATCGGCGTGGTGGACCGTGAACTGACCTTCGTGCTGCTCGCCCTGCTGCTGCTGTCGTCGGGCGTGGCCCTGCTGCTCGCGCGGCGGTACGGTCGGTACGTGAAGGACGTGTCGGGGCGACTGGAGGCCCTCGCGACCGGGCGCTTCACGGCCCCGCCCCAGGTCCTGCCGACGTACGGCATCTGGGAACTGAACGTGCTGGACCACCACCTGCGCGTGACTGCCGGCCGCCTGCATCACCTGGAGCAGGAACGGCAGTACGAGAGCGCCGCGATCGCGCACGAACTCCGGACGCCGATCACGGCCCTGCGTTTGCGGCTGGCGGGCCTGCAGGACGGCATCTACACGGCCGTTCCCGGGGACCTCGCCCCGATGTTCTCGCAGGTCGATCAGCTCGAATCGCTCGCCGAGTCGCTCCTGACCCTCACCCTGGCCGACGCGGGCCACCTGCGTCTTCACCGGACCACGCTCGGCGCGCCCGAACTGCTGACGCCGCTGCAGCAGAGCTTCCAGCCGGTCGCGGCGCGGCGCGGCATCCGACTCGCATTCACGTTCCCCGCAGAGGGGCAGGTGCACGTGGACGCCGTGCTGGTCCGGCGAGCAGTGGGCACCGTGATCGACAACGCGCTGAAGTACTCGCCGTCCGGCACGGCCGTCCACGTGCACGCGGCCCTCACGCCCGCCGCCCTCACGGTCCGCGTGACCGACGAAGGTCCGGGTGTCCCCCGTGACGTCCTGCACCGCCTGACGGAACGCTTCTACCGCGTGGACGACTCCCGGGCACGCCGGAGCGGCGGGACCGGCCTGGGCCTGGCCCTCGCCCGCGCCGTCACGGGAGCGCACGGTGGGCGCCTTCTCGCCCAGGCCCGCGATGGGGGGGGATTGAGCGTCACCGTGCACCTCCCGGCGTGGTCGGGCGGGCCGGACGACCACGGCCCCCAGCAGAGGGCGTGA
- a CDS encoding ROK family protein encodes MISKGDPSALRALNRRNILYHLRRLGPTSRTRLVELTGLSPASITGVTAELIEDRLLTETSVGAAGLTGGRRPIYLDIAYDAHFAIGLKLREDRIDAVLTDLATRVHGHLSETLTSKTPEGVAAQIAAICGTLCRSASTSPTDVIGIGIGLSGVIDARHGMAVHAPLLGWHDVRIADLVREQTGLPTWVDNDVNGFAAAQRLFGHGRQATNFITVAVGRGLGAAFVVNGEVYRGRNGGAGEFGHNVIVPGGRPCSCGRHGCLEAYTAFPALLDQYSQLHPDRTGLTIEALTALASSGDPDARSVFRAAGELLGLHLSYLVNALNPELIVVGGEGAALGHAYFQPMQDTLTALAFDGLAADLPFETVPWDREDFTPWAQGAASLAIQHAFDTGGVIKADAMNRA; translated from the coding sequence ATGATCTCCAAGGGAGACCCAAGCGCACTCCGAGCGCTCAACCGCCGCAACATCCTGTACCACCTGCGCCGCCTCGGCCCCACCAGCCGCACCAGACTCGTCGAACTCACCGGTCTCAGCCCCGCCTCCATCACCGGCGTCACGGCAGAACTGATCGAGGACCGCCTGCTGACCGAAACCAGCGTCGGAGCAGCGGGCCTGACCGGAGGCCGCCGCCCCATCTACCTCGACATCGCCTACGACGCCCACTTCGCCATCGGCCTGAAACTGCGCGAAGACAGGATCGACGCCGTCCTCACCGACCTCGCCACCCGCGTGCACGGCCATCTCAGCGAGACGCTGACATCCAAGACCCCGGAAGGCGTCGCCGCTCAGATCGCCGCCATCTGCGGCACGCTCTGCCGCAGTGCCAGCACCTCACCCACCGACGTGATCGGCATCGGGATCGGTCTGTCCGGCGTGATCGACGCGCGGCACGGAATGGCCGTTCACGCGCCGCTGCTCGGCTGGCACGACGTCCGGATCGCCGACCTCGTCCGGGAGCAGACCGGCCTGCCCACCTGGGTCGACAACGACGTCAACGGCTTTGCCGCCGCGCAACGTCTGTTCGGACACGGCAGGCAGGCCACCAATTTCATCACGGTCGCCGTGGGCCGCGGCCTGGGCGCCGCCTTCGTGGTGAACGGCGAGGTGTACCGGGGACGGAACGGCGGTGCGGGCGAATTCGGACACAACGTCATCGTGCCGGGAGGCCGCCCGTGCAGCTGCGGACGCCACGGGTGCCTGGAGGCGTACACGGCGTTCCCGGCGCTGCTCGACCAGTATTCTCAGCTGCACCCGGACCGGACCGGCCTGACCATCGAGGCCCTCACGGCGCTCGCCAGCAGCGGCGACCCCGACGCCCGGAGCGTCTTCAGGGCAGCAGGCGAACTGCTCGGACTGCACCTGTCGTACCTCGTCAATGCCCTCAATCCTGAACTCATCGTGGTGGGCGGTGAGGGCGCCGCCCTCGGGCACGCCTACTTCCAGCCCATGCAGGACACCCTGACCGCGCTCGCCTTCGACGGCCTGGCCGCCGACCTGCCCTTCGAGACCGTGCCGTGGGACCGTGAGGACTTCACGCCCTGGGCGCAGGGAGCGGCCAGTCTGGCGATCCAGCATGCCTTCGACACCGGGGGGGTGATCAAGGCCGACGCCATGAACCGCGCCTGA
- a CDS encoding GNAT family N-acetyltransferase produces MRPVLPSDAWTVALHRYPEEMDAAERGVYAAWVEGTVRRGAYLGFLAVTGAAGQEVVTAGAGLTLLEWGPSRGDPQPLRARLVNVWTHPEWRRRGLARTLVSACLDAAVDRGVTRVSVGSSVMARGLYEGLGFRASGHELGVLLPGAGERTGG; encoded by the coding sequence GTGCGTCCCGTCCTGCCGTCCGACGCGTGGACCGTCGCCCTGCACCGGTACCCGGAGGAGATGGATGCGGCAGAGCGGGGCGTGTACGCGGCCTGGGTGGAGGGCACGGTGCGGCGGGGCGCATACCTGGGGTTCCTGGCGGTGACAGGCGCAGCGGGGCAGGAGGTGGTGACGGCGGGCGCGGGCCTGACCCTGCTGGAGTGGGGGCCGAGCCGGGGGGATCCTCAGCCGCTGCGGGCGCGTCTGGTGAACGTGTGGACGCATCCGGAGTGGCGGCGGCGCGGGCTGGCGCGGACGCTGGTGTCGGCGTGCCTGGACGCGGCCGTGGACCGGGGGGTGACGCGGGTGAGTGTGGGGAGCAGCGTGATGGCGCGCGGGCTGTACGAGGGACTGGGGTTCCGCGCGAGCGGGCACGAGCTGGGCGTGCTGCTGCCGGGGGCCGGGGAGCGGACGGGCGGCTGA
- a CDS encoding LacI family DNA-binding transcriptional regulator translates to MADVAREAGVSTATVSFVLNNTKAVTPAVQARVEAAVQALGYRPSHAAQALRTGRSLALGLIIPDLTNPFFPKLAQDIEQEARTRGYAVLLADSHDDPALQQEHLGTLAQRGVDVLLVVPAVGTDDTLTADVPLIAIDRAAGDTPLVHSDKRQGGQIAAQHLLDLGHREFAVLAGPSRHGGVGERVRGMLGTLERAGVPVRKGRIYESDYSLLAGREGARHLLQTAPGFTALLAANDTLALGALSALTEAGITVPGQVSLVGFDDIPWSALSAPSLTTVRQDTRQMARQAIELALQTVNAPQVAPLPVGTTLTVRGSTAPVTTPGPLPPGPLPDPGHRPLENA, encoded by the coding sequence ATGGCCGACGTGGCCCGCGAGGCCGGTGTCTCCACCGCCACCGTATCCTTCGTGCTCAACAACACGAAAGCCGTGACGCCCGCCGTGCAGGCCCGCGTCGAGGCGGCCGTGCAGGCGCTCGGGTACCGGCCCTCGCACGCCGCGCAGGCCCTGCGGACGGGACGCAGCCTCGCGCTCGGCCTGATCATCCCCGACCTCACCAACCCCTTCTTCCCGAAACTCGCGCAGGACATCGAACAGGAGGCGCGCACCCGCGGGTACGCGGTGCTGCTCGCCGACTCGCACGACGACCCCGCCCTGCAGCAGGAGCATCTCGGCACGCTTGCCCAGCGCGGCGTGGACGTGCTGCTCGTCGTGCCCGCCGTCGGCACGGACGACACCCTCACGGCCGACGTGCCGCTCATCGCCATCGACCGCGCCGCGGGCGACACGCCCCTCGTGCACAGCGACAAACGCCAGGGCGGGCAGATCGCCGCGCAGCACCTGCTGGACCTCGGGCACCGCGAGTTCGCCGTGCTGGCGGGCCCGTCCCGTCACGGCGGGGTGGGGGAGAGGGTACGCGGCATGCTCGGCACCCTGGAACGCGCGGGCGTACCGGTCCGGAAAGGCCGCATCTACGAGAGCGACTACAGCCTCCTGGCGGGCCGCGAGGGCGCGCGTCACCTGCTGCAGACCGCGCCGGGCTTCACGGCCCTGCTCGCCGCGAACGACACGCTGGCCCTCGGCGCGCTGAGTGCCCTGACCGAGGCGGGCATCACCGTGCCGGGGCAGGTGTCGCTCGTCGGCTTCGACGATATCCCGTGGTCGGCGCTGAGCGCGCCGTCCCTCACCACCGTCCGGCAGGACACGCGGCAGATGGCGCGGCAGGCCATCGAACTCGCGCTGCAGACGGTCAACGCTCCGCAGGTCGCGCCGCTCCCGGTCGGCACGACACTGACGGTGCGCGGATCGACCGCGCCCGTCACCACCCCCGGCCCCCTTCCTCCCGGTCCTCTTCCCGACCCTGGGCACCGTCCACTGGAGAACGCATGA
- a CDS encoding MarR family winged helix-turn-helix transcriptional regulator yields the protein MSTLALLDRIRRDWKDREPQLHTAPMLTFITLARAQALLGEAVRSTAAHAGLTSATRDLLFSLYRSSPEGGLTAGELAALLAVSPATVTGSTDRLEARGLLTRTLDPDDRRSWRIALTAAGQALVQAHLSEHLAFEERLLSPLTQDEITTLETLLRKLILHAEAEGLV from the coding sequence ATGTCCACCCTCGCCCTGCTCGACCGCATCCGGCGTGACTGGAAGGACCGCGAACCGCAGCTGCACACCGCGCCCATGTTGACCTTCATCACGCTGGCCCGTGCCCAGGCCCTGCTCGGGGAGGCCGTCCGCAGCACCGCCGCGCACGCCGGCCTGACCTCTGCCACCCGCGACCTGCTGTTCAGCCTGTACCGGTCCTCCCCGGAGGGCGGCCTCACCGCCGGTGAACTCGCGGCCCTGCTGGCCGTGTCGCCCGCCACCGTCACGGGCAGCACCGACCGCCTCGAAGCGCGCGGGCTGCTCACCCGCACCCTCGACCCGGACGACCGCCGATCGTGGCGCATCGCTCTCACCGCGGCCGGACAGGCACTGGTGCAGGCGCATCTGTCCGAACACCTCGCCTTCGAGGAACGCCTGCTCTCTCCGCTGACGCAGGACGAGATCACGACCCTGGAAACCCTGCTGCGGAAACTCATCCTGCACGCCGAAGCGGAAGGACTCGTCTGA